From Sparus aurata chromosome 9, fSpaAur1.1, whole genome shotgun sequence, a single genomic window includes:
- the LOC115588735 gene encoding uncharacterized protein LOC115588735 produces the protein MLLLGRLLPLCLLSLYGCMCQDHDDHPPAMFLAGPLTNNGEPSKEADPFDCSHPIPPGSWQYFESLQSRGVTHFKVPLSWAHLLPTGRSSQPQQAVVACYQTLLKQLLDAGLQPLVVLHGSTVPEVLRSRYGGWESKELKEMFQQYAEFVFREFGQMSDSWVTLSILDELRDAELQNALDAHSSVYRRYHQLFPVKDGGVSVGVKASKVPVICDTQLLKYTDFLAVKIQYDCTNGKNLAEELQNVLAKCGEKPILFYEVNINDCAPSEFLSDTKVSKALSSGDHNVLGFDMENMFSPDDNIPKSRSHQSDKNRNNLQTSCLTTYCKTWSNFANMTSSERDTFLSELFPNGFQWATSSESFKVEGGWLEGGKGETIWDRFGHENKVFDNQTADLACDSYHKVDYDVYLLRGLHVNTYQFSISWARIFPSGFNDSHSKKGALYYDKLIDALIESGIQPVVTLYHWDLPQALQDKGGWTSAFIVEVFKDYADFCFSRFGDKVKTWNTFSSPWVVSHAGYGTGEHPPGVKDYVEASYQATHNMLKAHAEAWHVYNDKYRKTQGGEVGIALNSDWVEPMDPSRPEDIAAADCYLQFMLGWFAHPIFVNGDYPATLKTQIEQKINKCPLSVPARLPVFTPEERQRIKGTADFFGLNHYTSRLVSHSDGGCTPGPQGVGDFQAHVDPSWPSTASDWIYSAPWGLRRLLNYISTEYLTVTKVPIRITGNGMPTDYSGDTLNDTQRVQYMNSYINEALKAIFEDGVHLQRFTVQSLMDGFEGQQGYSQRFGLHHVNFEDPNRSRTPKQSAYFYAQVIKQNGFGSNKVPVFRGEKIQLSRRPTALSPSEVPSKSKVVWEKFSHQSNFQRKMYHYGTFPQGFSWGVSSSAYQIEGAWNTDGKGPSIWDTFTQKPGSIPANANGDVACDSYNRLEEDLYMLRALKVKSYRFSLSWSRIFPDGQRASLNQKGVDYYNRLIDGLLGYNITPMVILYHWDLPQDLQNLGGWDNVDMINIFNEYCDFCFATFGDRVKFWMTFNEPHTIAWSGYGLGKIPPNVKNPGVAPYRVAHNLIKAHATVYHTYDDKYRKTQGGLVSIALNADWVEPEDVNVPHEVVAADRALQFQLGWFAHPIFKTGDYPDAMKWQVGNKSELQDLPETRLPSFTEEEKNSIKGTADMFCVNHYTTKIVGHVAAWLSPPSYESDRDMTETEEPNSPTTAIDGQRAVAWGLRRLLNWIKEEYGDPDIYMTENGVATDNNVDDTDRVFYYKTYIDEALKAHNLDGVKVKGYIAMSLMDSFEWLSGYTVNFGLHYVNFEDPNRPRTPKCSAFYYHKILKDNGFPLPDEEKVLHGEFPEAFNWSTSSSAYQIEGGWRADGKGLSIWDLFSHTPEKTYDGHNGDIGCDSYNKIDEDVEVLKKLKVTHYRFSVSWPRVLPDGTNNHINEAGLNYYQRLLDALEAANIQPQLTLYHWDLPLALQKVGGWENETIVQRFRDYADVLFSRLGNRVKFWITLNEPWIVANLGYGYGSFAPGIVGKQYIATHNLIKAHAEAWHLYNDKYRATQGGLISITINSEWAEPRNPHKQEDVDAANRFMQFFIGWFAHPIFNGDYPKVMKTIIRQRSLAAGLPESRLPEFTPEEIKRIKGTHDFFGLNFYFAVLAFGYTPGDLQDYDSDRAVATMPDRTWLDTGSDWLKMTPFGLRKILKFIKDEYGNPPIYITENGVSERGAVDLNDVHRTYFYENYINQALKAVVLDGVDLRGYTAWSLMDNIEWAAGYSERFGLFFVNRSDPALPRIPKSSASRYTTIINCNGFPDPALGPHECLNLESAATSTPTPGHTANTAVPVLPPNMVEFLGLKLTPHDAEVGLYVIFAFLLVAALGMIFVVYQLLKTRKNSKAALAETVKLERMKPLMVEVVNLLVEFEDILQTNGNTCRLPIMQNTVQVTQCHPGVCQCSKLLKGLQRLEARVQQLFQEGLVTGDHSLLGMTGPASCSGSFSSQKTDNMSLLGRLLPLCLLSLYGCICQDHDDQPLAMFLAGPLTNNGEPSKGADPFDCSHPIPPGLWQYFESLQSRGVTHFKVPLSWAHLLPTGQSSQPQQAVVACYHTLLKQLHDVGLQPLVVLHGSTVPEVLRSRYGGWESTELKEMFEQYAEFVFREFGQLSDSWVTLSSLDELRDAELQNALDAHSSVYRRYHQLFPGRDGGVSVGVKASKVPVICDTQLLKYTDFLAVKIQYDCTNGKNLAEELRNVLAKCGEKPILFYEVNINDCAPSEFLSDTKVSKALSSGDHKVLGFDMENMFTPDETIPKSHSHQSDKNRNGLRTSCLTTYCETWSNFANMFSPERDAFLIKSFPIGFQWATSSESFKVEGGWLEGGKGETIWDRFGHENKVFDNQTADLACDSYHKVDYDVYLLRGLQVNTYQFSISWARIFPSGNRDSHSEKGALYYDKLIDALIESGIQPVITLYHWDLPQALQDKGGWTSAFIVEAFKDYADFCFSRFGDKVKTWNTFSSPWVVSHAGYGTGEHPPEVKDYVVASYQATHNMLKAHAEAWHVYNDKYRKTQGGEVGIALNSDWAEPMNSSRAEDIVAADRYLQFMLGWFAHPIFVNGDYPATLKTQIEQKINKCPLSVPAKLPVFTPEERQRIKGTADFFGLNHYTSRLVSHSDGGCTPGPQGVGDFQAHVDPSWPSTASDWIYSAPWGLRRLLNYISTEYLTVTKVPIHITGNGMPTDYSGDTLNDTQRVQYMNSYINEALKAILDDGVHLQRFTVQSLMDGFEGQQGYSQRFGLHHVNFEDPMRSRTPKQSAYFYAQVIKQNGFSSNKVPVFRGEEMQLTHRLTALSPSEVPSKSKVVWEKFSHQSKFQRKMFHHGTFEQGFSWGVSSSAYQIEGAWNTDGKGPSVWDTFTQNLGGVAANANGDVACDSYNRLEEDLYMLRALKVKSYRFSLSWSRIFPDGRRASLNQKGVDYYNRLIDGLMRYNITPMVTLYNWDLPQALQNLSGWDNVDMIDFFNEFCDFCFATFGDRVKFWMTFNQPHTIAWSGYGLGKIPPSVKDPGVAPYRVAHNLIKAHATVYHTYDDKYRKTQGGLVSIVLNADWVEPENVKVPREVVAADRALQFQLGWFAHPIFKTGDYPDAMKWQVANKSELQDLQETRLPSFTEKEKNFIKGTADVFCVNHYTTKIVGHVAARLSPPSYQSDRDVSEIEEPNSPTTAIGGQRAVEWGLRRLLNWIKEEYGDPEIYITENGVATDDNVDDTERVFYYKTYIDEALKAHNLDGVKVKGYIATSLMDSFAWLSGYTVNFGLHHVNFDDPNRPRTPKRSALYYHQIMKDNGFPLPDDEKVLYGQFPEAFNWSTASAAFQIEGGWRADGKGLSIWDKFSHTPDKTYDGHNGDIACDSYNKIDKDVEVLRKLKVTHYRLSVSWPRVLPDGTNNNINEAGLNYYHRLLDALEAANIQPQVTLYHWDLPQALENVGGWLNETIVQRYRDYADVLFSRLGNRVKFWITLNEPYIVANLGYGYGSFAPGVTGKHYIAAHNLIKAHAEAWHLYNDKYRATQGGLISITVNSDWAEPRNKYIQADVDAVDRYLQFFLGWFAHPIFNGDYPEVMRTIIRQRSLAAGLPESRLPEFTPEEIKRIKGTHDFFGLNHYCSVLAFGYTPGDIQDYDSDRAAAAMADRTWPETGSPWLRITPFGIRKLLKHIKDEYGNPPIYITENGVSESGVVDLNDVHRKYYYENYINQALKAVILDGVDLRGYTAWSLMDNFEWAAGYSERFGLFYVNHSDPALPRIPKNSASRYATIINCNGFPDPALGPHECLNLEPAATSTPTPGHTANTAVPVLPPNMVEFLGLKLTPHDAEVGLYVTFAFLLVGALGMIFVVYQLLKTRKNSKAALAETVKLQRM, from the exons aTGGAGGAGTATCAGTTGGTGTGAAGGCCAGTAAAGTCCCAGTCATTTGTGACACTCAGCTACTG AAATATACAGATTTCCTCGCTGTTAAAATTCAATATGACTGCACCAATGGAAAAAACCTGGCGGAGGAACTGCAGAATGTTTTG GCAAAGTGTGGAGAGAAACCCATTCTCTTCTATGAGGTGAACATCAATGACTGTGCCCCCTCTGAGTTCCTGTCAGATACCAAAGTCTCAAAAG CACTGAGCAGTGGAGACCACAATGTTCTTGGATTCGACATGGAAAATATGTTCTCTCCAGATGACAATATTCCAAAAAG TCGTTCACACCAaagtgacaaaaacagaaacaatctTCAAACATCATGTTTAACGACATACTGCAAAACGTGGAGCAATTTTGCGAACATGACCTCATCTGAGCGAGATACCTTCTTGAGTGAATTATTTCCTAATGGCTTCCAGTGGGCCACCTCCAGTGAGTCCTTCAAGGTTGAAGGAGGCTGGTTAGAAGGTGGGAAGGGAGAAACCATCTGGGACCGTTTTGGCCATGAAAACAAGGTTTTTGACAATCAAACAGCCGATTTAGCTTGTGACAGTTACCACAAGGTGGATTATGATGTCTATCTGCTGCGAGGTCTTCATGTCAACACCTACCAGTTTTCCATCTCCTGGGCCCGTATTTTCCCCTCAGGCTTCAATGACAGCCATTCAAAAAAAGGGGCTCTGTACTATGACAAGCTGATCGATGCCCTCATTGAGTCTGGCATACAACCTGTTGTCACTCTATACCACTGGGATCTGCCCCAGGCACTCCAGGACAAAGGTGGATGGACCAGCGCTTTCATTGTTGAGGTCTTCAAGGACTATGCAGACTTCTGCTTCTCCAGGTTTGGAGACAAGGTCAAGACCTGGAACACATTCAGCAGCCCCTGGGTGGTGAGCCATGCTGGTTACGGCACTGGTGAGCATCCCCCTGGAGTAAAAGATTATGTGGAAGCCTCCTATCAG GCCACTCACAATATGCTCAAAGCTCATGCTGAGGCCTGGCATGTCTACAATGACAAGTACAGGAAAACACAGGGAGGGGAAGTAGGCATTGCACTGAACTCAGACTGGGTTGAGCCCATGGACCCCTCAAGACCTGAAGACATAGCAGCTGCAGATTGCTACCTGCAGTTCATGCTGGGCTGGTTTGCACATCCTATATTTGTGAACGGTGATTATCCTGCAACACTCAAGACTCAGATagagcagaaaataaacaagtgCCCCCTCTCTGTGCCTGCAAGACTTCCAGTTTTTACTcctgaagagagacagaggataAAAGGAACAGCAGACTTTTTTGGATTAAACCACTATACCTCCCGGTTGGTCAGCCACAGTGATGGTGGCTGCACCCCTGGTCCTCAGGGGGTGGGTGACTTCCAGGCACACGTTGACCCTTCATGGCCCTCGACTGCTTCTGACTGGATCTATTCTGCACCTTGGGGTCTCCGGCGGCTTCTAAACTACATTTCCACAGAATACTTGACTGTTACCAAAGTGCCTATCCGTATAACTGGTAATGGTATGCCAACTGACTACAGTGGGGACACTCTCAATGATACCCAACGAGTACAGTACATGAACAGTTACATCAATGAGGCTCTGAAAG CAATATTTGAAGATGGAGTGCATCTGCAGCGATTCACAGTGCAGTCACTCATGGATGGATTTGAGGGACAACAAGGCTACAGCCAAaggtttggtctccaccatgTCAACTTTGAAGATCCAAACAGATCTAGAACCCCCAAGCAATCTGCATATTTCTACGCTCAGGTTATCAAACAAAATGGATTTGGTTCAAACAAAGTTCCTGTCTTTAGAGGGGAAAAGATTCAACTTTCCCGGCGTCCAACTGCTTTATCACCTTCAGAGGTTCCATCTAAATCCAAGGTTGTTTGGGAGAAATTCTCGCACCAGTCAAATTTCCAGAGAAAAATGTACCACTATGGCACTTTCCCACAAGGTTTCAGTTGGGGAGTATCATCTTCTGCTTACCAGATTGAAGGAGCCTGGAACACTGATGGGAAGGGGCCCAGCATCTGGGATACATTCACCCAAAAACCTGGTAGTATTCCTGCTAATGCAAATGGAGATGTGGCCTGTGACAGCTATAACAGACTTGAAGAAGACCTCTACATGCTTCGAGCTCTGAAGGTAAAGTCATACAGATTCTCTTTGTCCTGGTCCAGGATTTTTCCTGATGGTCAGCGTGCTTCTCTGAACCAGAAAGGTGTTGACTACTACAACAGACTCATTGATGGCCTCTTGGGGTACAATATCACTCCCATGGTAATACTCTACCATTGGGACCTCCCTCAAGATTTGCAAAACCTTGGTGGCTGGGACAATGTAGACatgattaacatttttaatgagtATTGTGACTTTTGCTTTGCCACCTTTGGAGACCGAGTGAAATTTTGGATGACCTTCAACGAGCCTCACACAATTGCCTGGTCAGGATATGGACTTGGAAAGATCCCACCAAATGTTAAGAATCCAGGAGTTGCACCGTATAGAGTTGCACACAACCTTATAAAAGCACATGCCACGGTTTACCACACATATGATGATAAGTATCGCAAAACCCAAGGAGGTCTAGTATCCATTGCCCTCAATGCTGATTGGGTTGAACCTGAAGATGTTAATGTTCCCCATGAAGTGGTGGCTGCTGACCGCGCTCTGCAGTTTCAACTGGGTTGGTTTGCACACCCCATTTTCAAGACTGGTGACTATCCTGATGCAATGAAGTGGCAAGTTGGAAACAAAAGTGAGCTCCAAGATCTTCCAGAGACAAGACTGCCTTCCTTCACCGAAGAAGAAAAGAACTCCATCAAGGGAACTGCTGACATGTTCTGTGTAAACCATTATACTACAAAGATAGTCGGCCATGTTGCAGCTTGGCTTAGCCCTCCATCTTATGAGTCTGACCGAGACATGACAGAAACGGAGGAACCAAATTCACCTACTACTGCCATCGATGGGCAGAGAGCTGTAGCATGGGGATTGAGAAGACTCCTCAACTGGATCAAAGAAGAATATGGAGATCCAGACATTTACATGACGGAGAATGGAGTAGCCACAGACAACAATGTTGATGACACAGACAGAGTATTTTACTACAAAACCTATATTGATGAGGCCTTGAAGG CTCATAATCTTGATGGTGTGAAGGTGAAAGGATACATAGCAATGTCTCTCATGGATTCTTTTGAGTGGCTCAGTGGTTACACAGTAAACTTTGGGCTGCACTACGTCAACTTTGAAGACCCAAACCGGCCGAGGACCCCGAAGTGTTCCGCTTTCTATTATCACAAAATCTTGAAGGACAATGGCTTCCCATTACCAGATGAAGAGAAGGTACTTCATGGAGAGTTTCCTGAAGCCTTTAATTGGAGTACTTCCAGCTCTGCTTACCAG ATTGAGGGGGGCTGGAGAGCTGACGGAAAGGGACTGAGCATCTGGGACCTATTTTCCCACACGCCCGAGAAGACATACGACGGTCACAATGGCGACATTGGTTGTGACAGTTACAACAAGATTGATGAGGATGTGGAGGTGCTGAAGAAGCTGAAGGTGACCCACTATCGCTTCTCTGTATCCTGGCCCAGAGTGCTTCCTGATGGCACCAACAACCACATTAACGAAGCCGGACTGAACTACTACCAAAGATTACTGGATGCCCTGGAAGCTGCTAATATTCAGCCCCAG CTGACCCTGTACCACTGGGATCTCCCTCTGGCTCTACAAAAAGTCGGAGGTTGGGAGAATGAGACCATCGTCCAGAGATTCCGAGATTATGCCGATGTTTTATTCAGCCGACTTGGAAATAGAGTGAAGTTCTGGATCACTCTAAACGAACCCTGGATTGTGGCCAACCTTGGCTATGGATATGGTTCCTTTGCCCCag GCATTGTGGGAAAGCAGTATATCGCAACTCACAACCTGATCAAGGCCCACGCTGAGGCCTGGCACCTCTACAACGACAAATACAGAGCAACACAGGGTGGCCTCATCTCCATCACGATCAATTCTGAATGGGCTGAGCCGAGGAACCCACACAAGCAGGAGGATGTGGATGCAGCCAACAGGTTTATGCag TTCTTCATTGGCTGGTTTGCCCATCCCATCTTCAACGGTGACTATCCTAaagtaatgaaaacaatcattcGCCAACGAAGCCTTGCTGCAGGTCTCCCTGAATCACG GCTTCCTGAGTTCACCCCTGAGGAAATCAAGAGGATCAAAGGGACTCATGATTTCTTTGGCCTCAACTTTTACTTTGCAGTGCTTGCATTCGGATATACTCCGGGTGATCTACAGGATTATGACTCTGACAG GGCCGTTGCAACAATGCCAGACCGCACCTGGCTTGATACTGGCTCGGACTGGTTAAAGATGACTCCATTTGGGCTCAGGAAAATCCTCAAGTTCATCAAGGATGAGTATGGAAATCCACCCATCTACATCACAGAGAACGGGGTCTCAGAACGAGGAGCGGTGGACTTGAATGACGTCCACAGAACGTACTTCTATGAAAACTACATTAACCAGGCCCTGAAAG CTGTTGTTCTGGATGGAGTTGATCTGCGAGGCTACACAGCCTGGTCCTTAATGGACAACATCGAGTGGGCTGCTGGGTACTCGGAGCGATTTGGACTTTTCTTTGTGAACCGCTCCGACCCCGCTCTTCCTCGCATCCCTAAAAGCTCAGCCTCTCGTTACACAACCATCATCAACTGCAATGGCTTCCCAGACCCGGCTCTCGGGCCCCATGAGTGTTTGAACCTTGAATCTGCAG CTACAAGCACACCCACACCAGGTCACACTGCAAATACAGCTGTCCCTGTGTTGCCCCCGAACATGGTGGAGTTCCTGGGTCTGAAACTCACACCTCATGACGCTGAAGTCGGACTTTATGTCATCTTTGCATTCCTTCTTGTGGCTGCACTTGGTATGATCTTTGTTGTGTATCAGCTCCTGAAAACAAGAAAGAATTCAAAAGCAGCTCTAGCAGAAACCGTGAAGTTGGAGAGAAT GAAACCGTTGATGGTAGAGGTGGTCAATCTTCTTGTTGAGTTTGAGGATATTTTGCAGACAAATGGCAACACCTGCAGGCTGCCCATCATGCAGAACACCGTTCAAGTCACTCAGTGTCACCCAGGAGTGTGCCAGTGCTCCAAACTTCTGAAAG GGCTCCAGAGGCTGGAGGCCCGCGTCcagcagctgtttcaggagGGTCTGGTAACAGGCGACCACAGCCTGCTGGGGATGACTGGACCGGCCT CATGCAGTGGCTCGTTCAGTTCCCAAAAAACTGACAATATGTCGTTACTGGGGCGACTTCTCCCTCtgtgtttattaagtttgtatGGGTGCATATGCCAGGACCACGATGATCAACCACTGGCCATGTTTCTTGCAGGTCCTCTGACCAACAATGGAGAACCCTCCAAAGGAGCAGACCCCTTTGACTGCAGTCATCCCATTCCTCCAGGCTTATGGCAGTACTTTGAGTCCCTCCAGAGCAGAGGGGTAACCCACTTCAAAGTGCCGCTCTCATGGGCTCATCTTCTACCTACAGGCCAGTCCAGTCAGCCCCAGCAGGCCGTGGTCGCCTGTTACCATACCCTCCTGAAACAGCTGCACGACGTGGGCCTTCAGCCTCTGGTCGTCCTTCATGGATCCACAGTGCCAGAAGTTCTGAGATCAAGGTACGGAGGCTGGGAGAGCACAGAGCTGAAAGAGATGTTCGAACAGTACGCTGAGTTTGTGTTCAGAGAGTTTGGTCAGCTGTCAGACTCCTGGGTGACACTGAGCAGCCTGGATGAGCTGAGGGATGCTGAGCTGCAAAATGCTCTTGATGCACACTCCAGCGTCTACCGCCGTTACCACCAGCTGTTTCCTGGGAGAG aTGGAGGAGTATCAGTTGGCGTGAAGGCCAGTAAAGTCCCAGTCATCTGTGACACTCAGCTACTG AAATATACAGATTTCCTCGCTGTTAAAATTCAATATGACTGCACCAATGGAAAAAACCTGGCGGAGGAACTGCGGAATGTTTTG GCAAAGTGTGGAGAGAAACCCATTCTCTTCTATGAGGTGAACATCAATGACTGTGCCCCCTCTGAGTTCCTGTCAGATACCAAAGTCTCAAAAG CACTGAGCAGTGGAGACCACAAAGTTCTTGGGTTCGACATGGAAAATATGTTCACTCCAGATGAAACTATTCCAAAAAG TCATTCACACCAaagtgacaaaaacagaaacggTCTTCGAACATCATGTTTAACGACCTACTGCGAAACCTGGAGCAACTTTGCGAACATGTTCTCACCTGAGCGAGATGCCTTCTTGATTAAATCCTTTCCTATTGGCTTCCAGTGGGCCACCTCCAGTGAGTCCTTCAAGGTTGAAGGAGGCTGGTTAGAAGGTGGGAAGGGAGAAACCATCTGGGACCGTTTTGGCCATGAAAACAAGGTTTTTGACAATCAGACAGCCGATTTAGCTTGTGACAGTTACCACAAGGTGGATTATGATGTCTATCTGCTGCGAGGTCTTCAAGTCAACACCTACCAGTTTTCTATCTCCTGGGCCCGCATCTTCCCCTCCGGCAACAGGGACAGCCATTCAGAGAAAGGGGCTCTGTACTATGACAAGCTGATCGATGCCCTCATTGAGTCTGGCATACAACCTGTTATCACTCTCTACCACTGGGATCTGCCCCAGGCACTCCAGGACAAAGGTGGATGGACCAGCGCTTTCATTGTTGAGGCCTTCAAGGACTACGCAGACTTCTGCTTCTCCAGGTTTGGAGACAAGGTCAAGACCTGGAACACATTCAGCAGCCCCTGGGTGGTGAGCCATGCTGGGTATGGCACTGGTGAGCATCCCCCTGAAGTAAAAGACTATGTGGTTGCCTCCTATCAG GCCACTCACAATATGCTCAAAGCCCATGCTGAGGCCTGGCATGTCTACAATGACAAGTATAGGAAGACACAAGGAGGGGAAGTAGGCATTGCACTGAACTCAGACTGGGCTGAGCCCATGAACTCCTCCAGAGCTGAAGACATAGTGGCTGCAGATCGCTACCTGCAGTTCATGCTGGGCTGGTTTGCACATCCTATATTTGTAAATGGTGATTATCCTGCAACACTCAAGACTCAGATagagcagaaaataaacaaatgcccCCTCTCTGTGCCAGCAAAACTTCCAGTTTTTACTcctgaagagagacagaggataAAAGGAACAGCAGACTTTTTTGGATTAAACCACTATACCTCCCGGTTGGTCAGTCACAGTGATGGTGGCTGCACCCCTGGTCCTCAGGGGGTAGGTGACTTCCAGGCACACGTTGACCCTTCATGGCCCTCGACTGCTTCTGACTGGATCTATTCTGCACCTTGGGGTCTCCGGCGGCTTCTAAACTACATTTCCACAGAATACTTGACTGTTACCAAAGTGCCTATCCATATAACTGGTAATGGTATGCCAACTGACTACAGTGGGGACACTCTCAATGATACCCAACGAGTACAGTACATGAACAGTTACATCAATGAGGCCCTGAAAG CAATCCTTGACGATGGAGTGCATCTGCAGCGATTCACAGTGCAGTCACTCATGGATGGATTTGAGGGACAACAAGGCTACAGCCAAaggtttggtctccaccatgTCAACTTTGAAGATCCAATGAGATCTAGAACCCCCAAGCAATCGGCATATTTCTACGCTCAGGTTATCAAACAAAATGGATTTAGTTCAAACAAAGTTCCTGTCTTCAGAGGGGAAGAGATGCAACTGACCCACCGTCTAACTGCTTTATCACCTTCAGAGGTTCCATCTAAATCCAAGGTTGTCTGGGAGAAATTCTCGCACCAGTCAAAGTTCCAGAGAAAAATGTTCCACCATGGCACTTTCGAGCAAGGTTTCAGTTGGGGAGTATCGTCTTCTGCTTACCAGATTGAAGGAGCCTGGAACACTGATGGGAAGGGGCCAAGCGTCTGGGATACATTCACCCAAAACCTTGGTGGTGTTGCTGCTAATGCAAATGGAGATGTGGCCTGTGACAGTTATAACAGACTTGAAGAAGACCTCTACATGCTTCGAGCTCTGAAGGTAAAGTCATACAGATTCTCTCTGTCCTGGTCCAGGATCTTTCCTGATGGTCGGCGTGCCTCCCTGAACCAGAAAGGTGTTGACTACTACAACAGACTTATTGATGGCCTCATGCGGTACAATATCACTCCCATGGTGACACTCTACAATTGGGACCTCCCTCAAGCTTTGCAAAACCTTAGTGGCTGGGACAATGTAGACATGATTGACTTTTTTAACGAGTTTTGTGACTTTTGCTTTGCCACCTTTGGAGACCGAGTGAAATTTTGGATGACCTTCAACCAGCCTCACACAATTGCCTGGTCAGGATATGGACTTGGAAAGATCCCACCAAGTGTCAAGGATCCAGGAGTTGCACCATATAGAGTTGCACACAACCTTATAAAAGCACATGCCACGGTTTACCACACTTATGATGATAAGTATCGCAAAACCCAAGGAGGTCTAGTATCCATTGTCCTCAATGCTGATTGGGTTGAACCTGAAAATGTTAAGGTTCCCCGTGAAGTGGTGGCTGCTGACCGTGCACTGCAGTTTCAACTGGGTTGGTTTGCACACCCCATTTTCAAGACAGGTGACTATCCTGATGCAATGAAGTGGCAAGTTGCAAACAAAAGTGAGCTCCAAGATCTTCAAGAGACAAGACTACCTTCCttcactgaaaaagaaaagaacttcATCAAGGGAACTGCTGACGTGTTTTGTGTAAATCATTATACTACAAAGATAGTCGGCCATGTTGCAGCTCGGCTTAGCCCTCCGTCTTATCAATCTGACCGGGACGTGTCAGAAATAGAGGAACCAAATTCACCTACTACTGCCATCGGTGGGCAGAGAGCTGTAGAATGGGGATTGAGAAGACTCCTCAACTGGATCAAAGAAGAATATGGAGATCCAGAGATTTACATTACGGAGAATGGAGTTGCCACAGATGACAATGTTGATGACACAGAAAGAGTATTTTATTACAAAACCTACATTGATGAGGCATTGAAGG CTCACAATCTTGATGGTGTGAAGGTGAAAGGATACATAGCAACATCTCTCATGGATTCATTTGCGTGGCTCAGTGGTTACACAGTAAACTTTGGGCTGCACCATGTCAACTTTGATGACCCAAACCGGCCGAGGACACCCAAGCGTTCTGCTCTCTATTATCACCAAATCATGAAGGACAATGGCTTCCCATTACCAGATGACGAGAAGGTACTTTATGGACAGTTTCCTGAAGCCTTTAATTGGAGTACCGCCAGTGCCGCTTTCCAG ATTGAAGGGGGCTGGAGAGCTGACGGAAAGGGACTGAGCATCTGGGACAAGTTTTCCCACACCCCCGACAAGACATACGACGGTCACAATGGCGATATTGCTTGTGATAGTTACAACAAGATTGACAAGGATGTGGAGGTGCTGAGGAAGCTGAAGGTGACCCACTATCGCTTGTCTGTATCCTGGCCCAGAGTGCTTCCTGATGgcaccaacaacaacatcaacgaAGCCGGACTGAACTACTACCATAGATTACTGGATGCCCTGGAAGCTGCTAATATTCAGCCCCAG GTGACCCTGTACCACTGGGATCTCCCCCAGGCTCTAGAAAATGTTGGAGGTTGGTTGAATGAGACCATTGTCCAGAGATACCGAGACTATGCCGATGTTTTGTTCAGCCGACTTGGAAACAGAGTGAAGTTCTGGATCACTCTAAACGAACCCTACATTGTGGCCAACCTTGGCTATGGATATGGTTCCTTTGCACCag GTGTTACGGGAAAGCATTATATCGCAGCTCACAACCTGATCAAGGCCCACGCTGAGGCTTGGCACCTCTACAATGACAAATACAGAGCAACACAGGGTGGCCTCATTTCCATTACTGTCAATTCTGACTGGGCGGAGCCGAGGAACAAATACATACAGGCTGATGTGGATGCAGTCGACCGCTATTTgcag TTCTTCCTTGGCTGGTTTGCCCATCCCATCTTCAACGGTGACTATCCTGAAGTAATGCGAACAATCATTCGCCAAAGAAGCCTTGCTGCAGGTCTCCCTGAATCACG GCTTCCTGAGTTCACCCCTGAGGAAATCAAGAGGATCAAAGGGACTCACGATTTCTTTGGCCTCAACCATTACTGCTCAGTGCTTGCATTCGGATATACTCCGGGTGATATACAGGATTATGACTCTGACAG GGCCGCTGCTGCAATGGCCGATCGCACCTGGCCTGAAACTGGCTCCCCCTGGTTAAGGATCACTCCATTTGGAATCAGGAAACTCCTCAAGCACATTAAGGATGAGTATGGAAATCCACCCATTTACATCACAGAGAACGGGGTCTCAGAAAGCGGAGTGGTGGACTTGAATGACGTCCACAGAAAGTACTACTATGAAAACTACATTAACCAGGCCCTGAAAG CTGTTATTCTGGATGGAGTTGATCTGCGAGGCTACACAGCTTGGTCCTTGATGGACAACTTCGAGTGGGCTGCTGGGTACTCCGAGCGATTTGGACTTTTCTATGTGAACCACTCCGACCCCGCTCTTCCTCGCATCCCTAAAAACTCAGCCTCTCGTTATGCAACCATCATCAACTGCAATGGCTTCCCAGACCCAGCTCTCGGGCCCCATGAGTGTTTGAACCTTGAACCTGCAG CTACAAGCACACCCACACCAGGTCACACTGCAAATACAGCTGTCCCTGTGTTGCCCCCGAACATGGTGGAGTTCCTGGGTCTGAAACTCACGCCTCATGATGCTGAAGTCGGACTTTATGTCACCTTTGCATTCCTTCTTGTGGGTGCACTTGGTATGATCTTTGTTGTGTATCAGCTCCTGAAAACAAGAAAGAATTCAAAAGCAGCTCTAGCAGAAACTGTGAAGTTGCAGAGAATGTGA